One genomic window of Paraburkholderia acidiphila includes the following:
- a CDS encoding LysR family transcriptional regulator ArgP, whose product MLDYALLDALAAVVRHGSFDRAAGALNVTPSAVSQRVKLLEERVGTVLVKRGQPCVATASGALLCRHTERVQLLEAELGGAMPTFTSALGAARPTLRVAVNDDSVGTWFIDAVAAFCVERGILLDLVIDDQDHTAQRMRDGSVQGAVTTQAEPVQGCRSTRLGRMRYLAVCSPAFFERHFAQGVTRDTLRRAPCVEFNPKDQLQKRFIRRITRAQIDAPLHWIPHVAGFLRCCLNGLGWGMCPERMIAPHLARGELVELTPGRALDVELYWQSWRLSIGWLDDFGAMLRVRAGEFLDQGRGT is encoded by the coding sequence ATGCTCGACTATGCCCTGCTCGATGCGCTCGCCGCCGTCGTGCGGCATGGATCGTTCGATCGTGCGGCGGGCGCGCTCAACGTCACGCCGTCGGCGGTGTCGCAGCGCGTGAAACTGCTGGAAGAGCGCGTGGGCACCGTGCTCGTGAAGCGTGGCCAGCCTTGCGTCGCGACGGCTTCGGGCGCGCTGCTGTGCCGTCACACGGAACGCGTGCAGTTGCTCGAGGCGGAATTAGGCGGGGCGATGCCGACCTTCACGAGCGCTCTGGGCGCGGCGCGGCCGACGCTGCGCGTGGCCGTCAACGACGACAGCGTGGGCACCTGGTTCATCGACGCCGTAGCGGCCTTCTGCGTCGAGCGCGGCATTCTGCTCGACCTCGTGATCGACGATCAGGATCACACCGCGCAACGCATGCGCGACGGCAGCGTGCAAGGTGCGGTCACGACGCAGGCCGAGCCGGTGCAGGGCTGCCGCTCGACTCGCCTTGGCCGCATGCGCTATCTCGCCGTGTGCTCGCCGGCGTTCTTCGAGCGGCATTTTGCGCAGGGCGTGACGCGCGACACGCTGCGCCGCGCGCCGTGCGTCGAGTTCAATCCGAAAGATCAACTGCAAAAGCGCTTCATTCGCCGCATCACGCGCGCGCAGATCGATGCGCCGCTGCACTGGATTCCGCATGTGGCCGGCTTTCTGCGCTGCTGCCTGAACGGTCTGGGCTGGGGCATGTGCCCCGAGCGCATGATCGCGCCGCATCTCGCACGCGGCGAACTGGTTGAGCTCACGCCGGGCCGGGCGCTCGACGTCGAACTCTACTGGCAGAGCTGGCGGCTTTCCATTGGCTGGCTCGACGACTTCGGCGCGATGCTCAGGGTACGCGCCGGCGAATTTCTCGATCAGGGCCGCGGCACCTGA
- a CDS encoding NCS2 family permease, which yields MIEPHAQPLAGSTAAAEAEPIELGQASGFIDRYFDIAARGSSLRQEAIAGVTTFLAMVYSVFVVPGMLGKAGFDTSAVFVAVCLTTAFGSLLMGLWARLPIAIGCAISLTAFTAFGLVLGKGLKPEVALGAVFLMGLVFTGISVTGVRSWILRNLPHGIAHGTGIGIGLFLLLIAANDVGLVVKNPGAGLPVSLGHITSLPVILSVVGLAAIFGLVRRRVPGSILIVIVAISALGLAIDPAVSFHGVFAWPSLSAPGHASLIGAMDIKGALSLAVLPSVLALVMTAVFDATGTIRAVAGQAGQLDANGRIVNGGRALTADSVSSIFSGFLGGAPAAAYIESTVGVAAGAKTGLAAATVGVLFLAVMFFAPLAGLVPSYATAPALMYVGLMMLSSVSRLDMADMVDAMSGLVCAVFIVLTANIVTGIMLGFCTLVIGRVVSGEIRKLNVGTVVIAGVLAAFYLGGWAI from the coding sequence ATGATCGAACCCCACGCGCAGCCGCTTGCCGGCTCGACCGCCGCCGCCGAAGCCGAGCCCATCGAATTGGGCCAGGCCTCGGGCTTCATCGACCGTTATTTCGACATTGCCGCTCGCGGCAGCTCGCTGCGCCAGGAGGCGATTGCGGGCGTCACGACCTTCCTCGCGATGGTCTATTCCGTGTTCGTCGTGCCGGGCATGCTCGGCAAGGCGGGCTTCGACACCAGCGCCGTGTTCGTGGCCGTGTGCCTGACCACGGCGTTCGGCTCGCTGCTCATGGGCCTGTGGGCGCGCCTGCCGATCGCGATCGGCTGCGCCATCTCGCTCACGGCGTTCACGGCCTTCGGCCTCGTGCTCGGCAAGGGCCTGAAGCCGGAAGTGGCGCTCGGCGCCGTGTTCCTCATGGGCCTCGTGTTCACCGGTATTTCGGTGACAGGCGTGCGCTCGTGGATCCTGCGCAATCTCCCGCACGGCATCGCGCATGGCACGGGCATCGGCATCGGTCTTTTCCTGCTGCTGATCGCCGCCAATGACGTGGGGCTCGTCGTCAAGAATCCGGGCGCGGGCCTGCCGGTTTCGCTCGGCCACATTACCTCGCTGCCGGTGATCCTTTCCGTGGTCGGCCTCGCCGCGATCTTCGGCCTCGTGCGCCGCCGCGTGCCGGGCTCGATCCTGATCGTGATCGTCGCGATCTCGGCGCTCGGCCTCGCCATCGACCCGGCCGTGAGCTTTCATGGCGTGTTCGCGTGGCCGTCGCTTTCGGCGCCCGGCCATGCTTCGCTGATCGGGGCGATGGACATCAAGGGTGCGCTCTCGCTCGCCGTGCTGCCGAGCGTGCTGGCACTCGTGATGACGGCCGTGTTCGACGCCACCGGCACGATCCGCGCCGTGGCGGGGCAGGCCGGTCAGCTCGACGCGAACGGACGGATCGTCAACGGCGGGCGCGCGCTTACGGCCGACTCGGTCAGCTCGATCTTCTCGGGCTTCCTGGGCGGCGCACCGGCGGCGGCCTATATCGAATCGACGGTGGGTGTGGCCGCGGGCGCCAAGACGGGCCTCGCCGCTGCGACGGTGGGCGTGCTGTTCCTGGCGGTGATGTTCTTCGCGCCGCTCGCGGGCCTCGTGCCCTCGTACGCCACGGCGCCCGCGCTCATGTACGTGGGCCTCATGATGCTGTCGAGCGTGAGCCGCCTCGACATGGCCGATATGGTCGATGCGATGTCGGGCCTCGTGTGCGCCGTCTTCATCGTGCTCACGGCGAACATCGTCACCGGCATCATGCTGGGCTTCTGTACGCTCGTGATCGGCCGCGTGGTGAGCGGCGAGATCCGCAAGCTGAACGTGGGCACGGTGGTGATCGCCGGCGTGCTGGCCGCGTTCTACCTGGGCGGCTGGGCCATCTGA
- a CDS encoding ArsR/SmtB family transcription factor encodes MVKYEDDTLDRTFAALADPTRRALLARLAQHDALSVSALAQPFAMSLPAVMKHLDVLAQAGLVTRAKTGRTVACRLAAGPMEDAMQWLAHYQRFWSEALDRLAAFVEEDACLPNPQPDPAPLVRHPASPSGDASTPLPRRSTPRGRSRRN; translated from the coding sequence ATGGTTAAGTATGAAGACGACACCCTCGATCGCACCTTCGCGGCGCTCGCCGATCCGACGCGGCGCGCGTTGCTCGCGCGCCTCGCGCAGCACGACGCACTTTCGGTGAGCGCGCTCGCGCAGCCGTTCGCCATGTCGCTGCCCGCGGTCATGAAGCATCTGGACGTACTTGCTCAGGCGGGCCTCGTTACGCGCGCGAAAACCGGCCGCACCGTCGCGTGCCGGCTCGCCGCGGGGCCGATGGAGGACGCGATGCAATGGCTCGCGCACTATCAACGCTTCTGGAGTGAAGCGCTCGATCGACTCGCCGCTTTCGTGGAGGAAGATGCATGTCTACCCAACCCGCAGCCGGACCCGGCGCCGCTCGTCAGGCACCCAGCCTCACCATCCGGCGACGCCTCAACGCCACTGCCGCGAAGGTCTACGCCGCGTGGACGCAGCCGGCGCAACTGA
- a CDS encoding SRPBCC family protein → MRWMQPLDNACIHAEADVRVGGRFRVVMRGANGEEHDVSGTYLEVVPHEKLVFTWAWRSTPERESLVTVTLRADGLATDLTLKHERFFDEAARDSHNEGWTSAIDQLVALFD, encoded by the coding sequence ATGCGCTGGATGCAGCCGCTCGACAACGCGTGCATCCACGCTGAAGCGGATGTCCGCGTGGGCGGGCGGTTTCGCGTCGTCATGCGCGGCGCGAACGGCGAGGAACACGATGTGAGCGGCACCTATCTCGAAGTCGTGCCGCACGAAAAGCTCGTATTCACGTGGGCGTGGCGCAGCACGCCGGAGCGCGAATCGCTCGTCACGGTGACGCTGCGCGCCGACGGGCTTGCCACCGACCTCACACTCAAGCACGAGCGCTTCTTCGACGAAGCGGCGCGCGATTCGCACAACGAGGGCTGGACGAGCGCGATCGATCAACTGGTGGCGTTGTTCGACTGA
- a CDS encoding DUF3331 domain-containing protein, whose amino-acid sequence MTKLDTGSVWQQTIDLLSAASEPLSLDTEFEGGRSCKPVPITRGASEAANRRRATVRSWDAQGITLIRRHDPDSITVCWSDATYGRYSDQLWRVCTARRSAVCALTGEKIRRGDAVFRPSPNRRHRPANADAMILASKLDNLPNAVVAARLDEALAA is encoded by the coding sequence ATGACGAAATTAGATACCGGCAGCGTTTGGCAACAAACCATTGACCTTCTGTCCGCGGCTTCCGAGCCGCTAAGCCTGGACACCGAATTCGAAGGCGGCAGAAGCTGCAAACCGGTACCCATCACACGCGGCGCTTCGGAGGCGGCCAACCGGCGGCGCGCCACCGTGCGTTCGTGGGACGCGCAGGGCATCACCTTGATCCGGCGGCATGATCCGGACAGCATTACCGTTTGCTGGAGCGACGCCACCTATGGACGGTACTCCGACCAGTTGTGGCGGGTCTGCACGGCGCGCCGCAGCGCCGTTTGCGCACTGACTGGCGAGAAGATCCGCCGCGGCGACGCGGTGTTCCGGCCGAGCCCGAATCGCCGTCATCGCCCGGCCAATGCCGATGCGATGATCCTCGCGAGCAAGCTCGACAATCTTCCCAACGCCGTCGTCGCGGCGCGTCTGGACGAGGCGCTGGCCGCCTGA
- a CDS encoding DUF899 domain-containing protein has product METHKIVSEAEWLEARKALLAEERAFTHARDALVAKRQALPWVKVDKTYTFETPQGPRTLAELFGPRSQLVIYHFMLGPQWEEGCPGCSFLSDHVDGMLPHLEHHDVTYVAVSRAPLAKIEAFKRRMGWRFPWVSSNASDFNFDYHVSFSEADKARGKAVYNYVEQEYMSDELPGVSAFYRDEAGNVYHTYSTYARGGDMLIGTYAMLELTAKGRNEEKDMREWMRHHDRYEDAPVHASCCAHEKQ; this is encoded by the coding sequence ATGGAAACGCACAAGATCGTTTCGGAGGCCGAATGGCTCGAAGCACGCAAGGCGTTGCTGGCAGAGGAGCGCGCATTCACCCATGCACGCGACGCGCTGGTGGCGAAGCGCCAGGCGCTGCCGTGGGTGAAAGTCGACAAAACCTATACGTTCGAAACACCACAAGGCCCGCGCACGCTCGCCGAGCTATTCGGGCCGCGCAGCCAGCTGGTCATTTACCACTTCATGCTCGGGCCGCAATGGGAAGAGGGATGCCCGGGCTGCTCGTTCCTCTCCGACCACGTGGACGGCATGCTGCCGCATCTGGAGCATCACGACGTGACCTACGTGGCCGTATCGCGCGCGCCGCTTGCGAAGATCGAGGCGTTCAAGCGGCGCATGGGCTGGCGGTTTCCATGGGTATCGTCGAATGCGAGCGACTTCAACTTCGACTATCACGTGTCGTTCAGCGAGGCCGACAAGGCGCGCGGCAAAGCGGTCTACAACTACGTCGAGCAGGAGTACATGAGCGACGAGCTGCCCGGTGTCAGCGCGTTTTATCGCGACGAAGCGGGCAACGTGTACCACACGTATTCGACCTACGCGCGCGGGGGGGACATGCTGATCGGGACGTACGCGATGCTGGAGCTCACCGCGAAGGGGCGCAACGAAGAGAAGGACATGCGCGAGTGGATGCGCCACCACGATCGCTATGAAGATGCGCCCGTGCATGCGTCGTGCTGTGCGCACGAGAAGCAGTAA
- a CDS encoding NAD-dependent epimerase/dehydratase family protein: MKVFVTGAGGFIGGTIAAHLVRAGHTVRGLVRRPEQFADLEKLGITPVQGDLDDRATLMAEARAADAVINAASSDHRGAVEALIDALEGSGKTLLHTSGSSIVGDASGGEATDRIYYEDALPEPTADKAPRVAIDNLVLAAAARGVKSAVLCNTLIYGVGAVPGAASVQLPRLIRQAQKSGVMRHVGRGLNIWSNVHVDDVAELYRLALDNTPAGTFYFVESGEANFRDMTTALAEVMGLGAPQDWPLEAAIEEWGYEMASYGLGSNSRVRGERARKLLGWQPQRSSVTDWIRKEMPKPQR, from the coding sequence ATGAAAGTATTCGTGACAGGCGCAGGCGGCTTTATCGGCGGCACGATCGCGGCGCATCTCGTGCGCGCGGGCCACACGGTGCGCGGCCTCGTTCGCCGCCCCGAGCAGTTCGCCGACCTCGAAAAACTCGGCATCACGCCCGTGCAGGGCGATCTCGACGACCGCGCGACACTGATGGCGGAAGCCCGCGCTGCCGATGCCGTGATCAACGCGGCCAGCAGCGACCATCGCGGCGCGGTGGAGGCGCTCATCGACGCGCTCGAGGGCTCCGGCAAGACGCTCCTGCATACGAGCGGTTCGAGCATCGTGGGCGACGCATCGGGCGGCGAAGCGACCGATCGCATCTATTACGAAGATGCCCTGCCCGAGCCCACCGCCGACAAGGCGCCGCGCGTGGCCATCGACAATCTCGTGCTCGCGGCGGCGGCGCGCGGCGTGAAGAGCGCCGTGCTGTGCAACACGCTGATCTATGGCGTGGGCGCCGTGCCGGGCGCCGCGAGCGTGCAATTGCCGCGGCTGATACGCCAGGCGCAGAAGAGCGGCGTGATGCGGCATGTCGGGCGCGGCCTGAACATCTGGTCGAACGTGCATGTCGACGACGTGGCCGAGCTCTATCGCCTCGCGCTCGACAACACGCCGGCGGGCACGTTCTACTTTGTCGAAAGCGGCGAAGCGAACTTCCGCGACATGACCACGGCGCTCGCCGAAGTGATGGGTCTTGGCGCGCCGCAGGACTGGCCGCTCGAAGCGGCGATCGAGGAATGGGGCTATGAAATGGCGTCGTACGGTCTCGGCTCGAACAGCCGCGTGCGCGGCGAGCGCGCCCGCAAACTGCTCGGCTGGCAGCCGCAGCGCAGCTCGGTCACGGACTGGATTCGCAAAGAGATGCCGAAACCGCAAAGATAA
- the hutH gene encoding histidine ammonia-lyase → MLPTLRLTPGHLTLPQLRQIAREAVRLELDPASFAAIDAGARAVAEITAKGEPAYGINTGFGRLASTHIPSDQLELLQRNLVLSHAVGVGEPMSRPVVRLLMALKLSSLGRGYSGIRREVMDALITLFNADVLPVIPVKGSVGASGDLAPLAHMSCVLLGIGEVFIRGERASAEAGLAAAGLKPLALQAKEGLALLNGTQASAALAIYNMFAIEDLYRTALVSGALCVDAAAGSVKPFDARIHELRGHRGQIDAAAAYRTLLEGSAINLSHRDCGKVQDPYSLRCQPQVMGACLDQMRHAAQVLLVEANAVSDNPLIFPETNEVLSGGNFHAEPVAFAADNLALAAAEIGALAERRIALLIDATLSGLPPFLVKDGGVNSGFMIAHVTAAALASENKTLAHPASVDSLPTSANQEDHVSMATFAARKLADIADNTANILAIELLAAAQGVDLRAPHHTSPALAHVMQSVRAEVPHYDLDRYFAPDIEAITRLVQNGAIASHSPLSFESEAR, encoded by the coding sequence ATGCTCCCGACCCTTCGCCTTACGCCCGGCCATCTGACCCTGCCCCAACTGCGCCAGATCGCGCGCGAGGCCGTGCGGCTCGAGCTCGATCCGGCCAGCTTCGCGGCCATCGACGCAGGCGCGCGCGCCGTTGCCGAGATCACGGCGAAGGGCGAGCCCGCCTACGGCATCAATACGGGCTTCGGGCGTCTCGCGAGCACGCACATCCCGAGCGACCAGCTCGAACTGCTGCAGCGCAATCTGGTGCTTTCGCACGCCGTGGGCGTGGGCGAGCCGATGTCGCGTCCGGTCGTGCGCCTCCTGATGGCGCTGAAGCTGTCGAGCCTGGGCCGTGGCTATTCGGGCATCCGCCGTGAAGTGATGGACGCGCTCATCACGCTGTTCAACGCCGACGTGCTGCCCGTGATTCCCGTGAAGGGCTCGGTGGGCGCCTCGGGCGACCTCGCGCCGCTCGCGCATATGTCGTGTGTGCTGCTCGGCATCGGCGAAGTGTTCATCCGCGGCGAGCGCGCCAGCGCCGAGGCGGGTCTCGCCGCTGCGGGCCTCAAGCCGCTCGCGCTGCAGGCCAAGGAAGGTCTCGCGCTGCTCAACGGCACGCAGGCTTCCGCCGCGCTCGCGATCTACAACATGTTCGCGATTGAAGACCTGTATCGCACGGCGCTCGTGTCGGGCGCGCTCTGCGTGGATGCAGCGGCGGGTTCGGTGAAGCCGTTCGACGCGCGCATTCACGAACTGCGCGGCCATCGCGGCCAGATCGATGCGGCCGCGGCCTATCGCACGCTGCTCGAAGGCTCGGCAATCAACCTCTCGCACCGCGATTGCGGCAAGGTTCAGGACCCGTACTCGCTGCGCTGCCAGCCGCAGGTGATGGGCGCGTGTCTCGACCAGATGCGCCACGCGGCCCAGGTGCTGCTCGTCGAGGCGAACGCGGTTTCGGACAATCCGCTGATCTTCCCGGAAACGAATGAAGTGCTTTCGGGCGGCAACTTCCACGCCGAGCCGGTGGCCTTCGCCGCCGACAATCTCGCGCTGGCCGCAGCCGAAATCGGCGCGCTCGCCGAGCGTCGCATCGCACTGCTGATCGACGCCACGCTCTCGGGCCTGCCGCCTTTCCTCGTGAAGGACGGCGGCGTGAACTCCGGCTTCATGATCGCGCACGTGACGGCCGCAGCACTCGCTTCGGAGAACAAGACGCTCGCGCATCCGGCCTCGGTCGATTCGCTGCCGACTTCGGCGAACCAGGAAGACCACGTTTCGATGGCGACGTTCGCCGCGCGCAAGCTCGCGGACATCGCCGACAACACGGCCAACATTCTCGCGATCGAACTGCTCGCCGCAGCCCAGGGCGTGGACCTGCGCGCGCCGCACCACACGAGCCCGGCGCTTGCGCACGTGATGCAGTCGGTGCGCGCCGAGGTGCCGCATTACGACCTCGACCGCTACTTCGCGCCGGACATCGAAGCGATCACGCGTCTCGTGCAGAATGGCGCGATTGCTTCGCACAGCCCGCTCTCGTTCGAGTCCGAGGCGCGCTAA
- a CDS encoding MFS transporter, which translates to MTDGTLQQPNPDQRSVRALDWLNFFVANVQTGFGPFIASYLASHKWTQGEIGLALSVGTISAMVSQVPGGAAVDALRNKKAAAAWAIIAIIISAVLLAASPTVVAVMAAEVFHGFASCMLVPAMAALALALVGRQNLGDRLGRNARWASIGSAVAAGLMGLCGEYFSPRSVFWLTAALALPALVALAMIKYDQNAAYAKPAAKPGKAGAAAGSGEARETIFDLLRDRRMLTFAACVVLFHLSNAAMLNLAAGEVTAGMGDNVQLVIAACIIVPQAIVALMSPWVGRTAQAWGRRPVLILGFCALPLRALLFAAVGNPYFLVPVQMLDGLSAAVFGVMLPLIAADVAGGKGRYNLCIGLFGLSAGIGATLSTALAGFIADHLGNTVSFLALASAGAAAVLMVWLAMPETRDALEEENARDAKV; encoded by the coding sequence ATGACGGACGGCACCCTGCAACAACCCAATCCAGACCAGCGCAGCGTGCGCGCGCTCGACTGGCTGAACTTTTTCGTAGCGAACGTGCAGACGGGCTTCGGGCCGTTCATCGCGTCGTATCTGGCTTCGCACAAGTGGACGCAGGGCGAGATCGGCCTGGCCCTTTCGGTCGGCACGATCAGCGCGATGGTGAGCCAGGTGCCGGGCGGCGCAGCGGTCGACGCCCTGCGCAACAAGAAGGCCGCCGCCGCGTGGGCAATCATCGCGATCATCATCTCCGCCGTGCTGCTCGCCGCGAGCCCGACCGTCGTGGCCGTCATGGCCGCCGAGGTGTTTCACGGCTTCGCCAGCTGCATGCTCGTGCCGGCCATGGCGGCGCTCGCGCTCGCGCTGGTGGGCCGCCAGAATCTCGGCGACCGGCTCGGCCGCAACGCGCGCTGGGCCTCGATCGGCAGCGCGGTGGCCGCCGGGCTGATGGGCTTGTGCGGCGAGTACTTCTCGCCGCGCTCCGTGTTCTGGCTGACGGCCGCGCTCGCGCTGCCCGCGCTCGTCGCACTTGCGATGATCAAATACGACCAGAATGCCGCCTACGCCAAACCCGCGGCCAAGCCCGGCAAGGCTGGCGCTGCCGCGGGCTCGGGCGAAGCTCGCGAGACAATCTTCGACCTGCTGCGCGACCGGCGCATGCTGACCTTCGCGGCCTGTGTGGTGCTGTTCCACCTCTCGAACGCCGCGATGCTCAACCTCGCCGCCGGCGAAGTGACGGCCGGCATGGGCGACAACGTCCAGCTCGTGATTGCGGCGTGCATCATCGTGCCTCAGGCCATCGTCGCGCTAATGTCGCCGTGGGTGGGCCGCACCGCCCAGGCCTGGGGGCGCCGCCCGGTGCTGATTCTCGGCTTCTGTGCGCTCCCACTGCGCGCGCTGCTGTTCGCGGCCGTCGGCAACCCGTACTTCCTCGTGCCGGTGCAGATGCTCGACGGCCTTTCGGCCGCCGTGTTCGGCGTGATGTTGCCGCTCATCGCCGCCGACGTGGCCGGCGGCAAGGGCCGCTATAACCTCTGTATCGGACTCTTCGGACTGTCGGCGGGGATTGGGGCGACGCTTTCGACGGCGCTTGCCGGCTTTATCGCCGATCACCTGGGCAATACGGTGAGCTTCCTCGCGCTCGCGAGCGCGGGCGCCGCCGCGGTGCTGATGGTCTGGCTTGCCATGCCCGAGACGCGCGACGCGCTCGAAGAAGAAAACGCCCGCGACGCCAAGGTTTGA
- a CDS encoding LysR family transcriptional regulator, giving the protein MKTSTDELLVFVTVIDAGSITAAAEKLEQTVSGVSRALTRLEKQLGVALILRTTRRLQLTEEGELFLDRARAILAAMADAEEAVTRHRERPSGRLRVDAATPFMLHCIVPHIAAFADAYPEIELELTNNERIVDLLEQRVDIAIRIGTLQDSTLHARALGTSRLRIVASPGYLAAHGTPRSVAALREYRLIGFTAPAHLNGWPLRVAGGSEAGTSAKTQESEPGYTIEPALSASSGETIRQLALAGSGIACLSDFLTTADRQAGRLVTVLDDALIESRQPIHAVYYRSAALAARVQCFLAFIGGRLQLDA; this is encoded by the coding sequence ATGAAGACGTCGACCGACGAACTGCTCGTATTCGTCACCGTGATCGATGCGGGGTCGATCACCGCCGCCGCTGAAAAGCTCGAGCAAACCGTATCCGGCGTAAGCCGTGCGCTCACGCGGCTTGAAAAGCAGCTGGGTGTCGCGTTGATTCTGCGCACCACGCGGCGCTTGCAGCTCACGGAAGAGGGCGAGCTGTTCCTCGATCGCGCCCGCGCCATTCTCGCGGCGATGGCCGATGCCGAAGAGGCCGTCACACGCCACCGCGAGCGTCCTTCGGGGCGCTTGCGCGTGGATGCGGCCACGCCGTTCATGCTTCACTGCATCGTGCCGCACATCGCGGCGTTCGCCGACGCCTATCCCGAGATCGAACTCGAACTCACGAACAACGAGCGCATCGTCGATTTGCTGGAGCAGCGCGTGGATATCGCCATTCGCATCGGCACGCTGCAGGACTCCACGCTGCACGCGCGCGCGCTCGGCACGAGCCGTTTGCGCATCGTGGCGAGTCCCGGCTATCTCGCGGCGCACGGCACGCCGCGCAGCGTGGCCGCGTTGCGCGAATATCGGCTGATCGGCTTTACGGCGCCCGCGCATCTCAACGGCTGGCCGCTGCGTGTGGCAGGCGGCAGCGAAGCGGGCACGAGCGCAAAGACGCAAGAGAGCGAACCGGGCTACACCATCGAGCCCGCGCTTTCGGCGTCGAGCGGCGAGACGATACGCCAGCTCGCGCTTGCCGGCAGCGGCATCGCATGCCTCTCCGACTTCCTCACCACGGCCGACCGCCAGGCGGGGCGCCTCGTCACCGTGCTCGACGACGCGCTGATCGAATCGCGCCAGCCGATCCACGCCGTGTACTACCGCAGTGCGGCGCTCGCGGCGCGCGTGCAATGCTTCCTCGCGTTTATTGGGGGCAGGCTGCAACTCGACGCGTGA
- a CDS encoding PRC-barrel domain-containing protein yields MRRGILRSARPVFHFPYALTLLMLLTLSGCSLFRPAPPPEPEAPVATEPEPVASEPEAASAPEAASEPETESTVRPAPKKPRPALVHRPRPAPPPPAPASAPPAPPRPPLVQVRTLERGTFRTLLDSEVQKTDGKVVGRAVDMVTGPGGKPVDVVVNLQGFMGIGDRKANFPWSGVRVSTQPKTPAITLALPASQLQVPDRPKAGAPQPGNPEASATRLPMLDADVERANGAKVGRVVDVLLDGSAAPQAVVLDVSGTLEKRHTIAADWSALRFVTKNNALEAQLEMSDQQVDASPPYAPDQPVRAVTPAAPPPPASVAPAAQAAPAAASPVASAANPHGAK; encoded by the coding sequence ATGAGACGCGGCATCTTGCGTTCCGCACGTCCTGTTTTTCATTTCCCGTACGCCCTGACGCTGCTGATGCTGCTCACGCTTTCGGGCTGCAGCCTGTTCCGGCCGGCCCCGCCGCCCGAGCCGGAAGCGCCCGTGGCCACGGAACCCGAGCCGGTTGCGAGCGAGCCCGAGGCCGCATCCGCGCCCGAAGCGGCAAGCGAGCCGGAAACGGAAAGCACGGTGAGGCCTGCGCCGAAGAAGCCGCGGCCCGCGCTGGTGCACCGCCCCCGTCCGGCGCCGCCGCCGCCCGCGCCCGCGAGCGCCCCGCCGGCGCCGCCCCGGCCGCCGCTCGTGCAGGTGCGCACGCTCGAGCGCGGCACTTTCCGCACGCTGCTCGACAGCGAAGTGCAAAAGACCGACGGCAAGGTCGTGGGCCGTGCCGTCGACATGGTCACGGGCCCCGGCGGCAAGCCGGTCGACGTCGTGGTGAATCTGCAAGGCTTCATGGGCATTGGCGACCGCAAGGCCAACTTCCCGTGGAGCGGCGTGCGTGTGAGCACCCAGCCCAAAACGCCCGCCATCACGCTCGCCCTGCCGGCGAGCCAGCTGCAGGTGCCCGACCGGCCCAAGGCCGGCGCGCCGCAGCCCGGCAACCCCGAGGCAAGCGCGACGCGCCTGCCCATGCTCGACGCGGACGTGGAGCGCGCCAACGGCGCCAAGGTGGGCCGCGTGGTGGACGTGCTGCTCGACGGCAGCGCCGCCCCGCAAGCCGTGGTGCTCGACGTGAGCGGCACGCTCGAGAAACGTCATACGATCGCGGCAGACTGGTCCGCGCTGCGCTTCGTCACGAAGAACAATGCGCTCGAAGCGCAGCTCGAAATGAGCGATCAGCAGGTGGATGCCTCGCCGCCCTACGCGCCCGACCAGCCGGTGCGCGCCGTGACGCCTGCGGCCCCGCCGCCCCCGGCTTCGGTCGCCCCGGCGGCACAAGCCGCGCCCGCCGCTGCCTCGCCCGTCGCCTCCGCAGCCAATCCCCACGGTGCCAAATGA
- a CDS encoding LysE/ArgO family amino acid transporter: MNWLAFTHGAALCASLIVTIGAQNAFVLRQGILRSHVGKIVLLCTLSDFVLIGAGVGGASALVERYPTFVHVVLYVGLAWLVWFGIGALRRAVRPSHAVLDSHAAADAPEQRAWPIILMTLAFTWLNPHVYLDTFLLIGTAGAREPQGSRLAFAIGAMCVSAVWFVALGYGARALAPLFRRASAWRVLDGAIGGMVLLIAFAQLR, from the coding sequence ATGAACTGGCTCGCTTTCACACACGGCGCAGCGCTCTGCGCCTCGCTCATCGTCACGATCGGCGCACAGAATGCATTCGTACTGCGTCAGGGCATCCTGCGCTCGCACGTCGGCAAGATCGTCCTGCTCTGCACACTGTCCGACTTCGTGCTGATCGGCGCGGGGGTGGGCGGCGCCTCGGCGCTCGTCGAGCGCTATCCGACCTTCGTGCACGTCGTGCTGTACGTGGGCCTTGCGTGGCTCGTGTGGTTCGGCATTGGCGCGCTAAGGCGCGCGGTGCGTCCGTCGCACGCCGTGCTCGATAGCCATGCCGCGGCGGATGCTCCCGAGCAGCGCGCGTGGCCGATCATCCTCATGACGCTCGCATTCACCTGGCTCAATCCGCACGTGTATCTCGACACCTTCCTGCTGATCGGCACGGCCGGCGCGCGCGAGCCCCAGGGCAGCCGCCTCGCCTTTGCGATCGGCGCGATGTGCGTGAGCGCGGTGTGGTTCGTCGCGCTAGGCTACGGCGCGCGTGCGCTCGCGCCGCTGTTCCGGCGTGCGAGTGCGTGGCGCGTGCTCGACGGCGCCATCGGCGGCATGGTGCTGTTGATCGCCTTTGCGCAATTGCGCTAA